TGCGAACCAAAAAAGGGCGCGAAAAGCGAAGCGGAATACCCTCGACGCGACAGCcatttttggcgcgaaaatctcaGCGCTGTGTGATCTTCGAAGAAACAACTCAAAGCTTGGATGTAAAGAGCTGTTGTACAGCGCTAGGAAAAAAAGAGCATTGCAATCACAGtgataaaactttatttctcaGAAGGTCAGTGTAATGATTATTACATCAGTCCATGATGGTCTTATGTGATAATCATTCTTCTCTTGTTCGTTTCAGTGATATTTATGTTGTTACATTAATGTAAAAGAggaaagtgatgatgtcattgGTGGTTGCAGCAACTGAATATAATTTCACAAAATCAAGAATGTCTTCGAAAGTAATGGAGCAATActattcaaacttggcacaagtTTTGACCTTCAAGAAAGATGTAATATGATGATACAAAGTCTATTAAATAGAGCCCATGTTGCCCTAGGTATTTCTCGTCAACTCTGGAAATGAATGGTTTTTGGTTAAGGAAGAAAAGCAGAAGCTCATCCTTGCAGAAATTGGATCcggaagagaaattttgttatGGCAGCAACAAATTAAGTGACATTTTATATCTTGTACGATGTACTTTCCTGATGCCATGTGCCTGGTGCCAACCATTTATTTGTCTTTCGCAActgctgatgacgtcatcattttaaTCTCTCGGACCATACCAGGTAATTCTTTTCTGGTCTATACTGTGAAAAGTCTTTCAAATGAGCATCAGTTATGTTTTACTTCGTAGGCACTTTAATTAGTAATCATTGATTAGcgcaaaaatattttaatatattaTCCGGCATTTGTCTGATCACTTGTCTTCAGCCtgttctacaataaaaaagattcACACTAAATTGTtggcaattgttcttttttctattttcgCCCACGTCTTTTTCCTATATCTTTTCTGTCTTTCAATTTAATTGTTAATCTGTACATGCAGAATCCATGTTTCCAAAAGATGGCCGTTCACCCTAATCACTTGAACATGACGGGCTTTTGCGAGAACGATCCCAATTCGATACAGAATTATTCCGGAATTGAACCCGAACAGAAAAGGTAAGTGGCTTCTTATCCTAAAAGGCctcattttcattaaaaaaaaaatggcttaaCATTTACTCAAAGTATTATCTTTCCTTTTAGCAGCTATTCGAAATCCTTTGTGCAAGTGGAAAATGGTGGGTCAGCCAGCCTGCAGGAGACAGGCGTTCCAGAGGGGTTTCCAGCAGATAACATGTCAATAGGGAGTTCCAATGATGACTCAGTCGCCGCAGCAGCAGTCTTTCGACATCTAGGTGCAAATAACAAAGCTGAAACTTAGAACATTTTGATCCTATTCTATAACTCTAGCCTGTTTTGGGCTAGAGGCTCCCTCACTGGAATCATGATACAGATATCTCTTTACAGAACATGTTTACATCTTCTCCTGCTCTTATTAAACAGATAATCTTATACGCCAGCAACTAGACGAAGAAGTCGATTCACTAAAAAGTAGTGTCCACAGGATTCTTtctgaacaacaacaagaatttGCTAAGGCCTTTGGGCTCTATGAGGAAAGCACATCCTCGCAGGTATGACAAGCTCCCTCCCCACATCAGATGGCATTGTTGGCTCCGTTAGTAGAGAATCGGACTGTATCGTTCAATGGGTCTGGGgcgggttcctgaaaggtgtaataaatCTATTCCGGGGATAAATgtgcacatttatccctggaatagaaaTATTTCATCTTTCAGGAACTGGCCCCAGGTGTCCTACAATCAAGGTTTTTTTCGGTTAAAGGACTATAAACCCTCGCCCCTCTCTGAAACGTCTCTCATGACAGCGACGATAAGGGTCCCACACGCTTATACATATACACATTACCATACTTCATACTCCAGTCCGTTTCCAGAGTATACGAAAGCGTATTTGAGCATATTCATATGGAAATCCAGTATCATTAGTAAGTGCTACATCATTTATCATTGCCTGGAACCCTATTTTTGTTTTAGGCATCAACATCCCATGTTGTACCTCAAAGTCACAACTTTGATGATACCAGCTCAGGTAGGCTCATTTTTACGTCATTCATAGTAGCAATATCCACGCTATATAGACGATCATACTAATCAATTATACTAATCGTCTAAccttcaccgaagtggaggtggttagtggtggatatttaccgcgccgctcggtaaatatccaccattagtatatactaaaacagtggatagcgttgaacgcgggcgctgattggctcgtcaaactccgaatatcctgtgctatttacctccgagcaactcgggaaaaaatggcgtcccgatttgcatccgtaacaagtgaagaaaacatccaaattaattttttgtgctgtatattatctcactgttttagtatataataaaacaactattcacctcagtgagGTGAATAGCGTTGGATATTCTAGCGTTGGAGAGGGTTAGCCGCTTCGCGGTTCggaaaatagggagcttacgaaacgaggacgacgacggatgcgaggacttcatttaaaaatacgagttcgcgttattcatatcactacgaaactatttcatgtagttccgcgttaaaaatgtgtagtaactgtcgagcaATTAAACTGGAATGAgggagttggaagcgtagagagagaactgaaaattcattgtcatgtgctaacgtactccacagaaccttgaatttggtcatttcacgtcgtcatttaggagatgacggcaaagaaatgtacgaatgtgtaaaacgcacgtgcagagcgtgcagagccattgtttttctcactaaacctattgttttgtagcatCGTCGTTGCTGTCGACGTCgccgtttcgtaagctccctaatatccaccgctagccacctccacttcggtgaatagttgttaactacccaacgacactgaggtgaatagttgcgtcttagtatatactaaatcaGTGAGATAGCATAACACAAaacgatgattttaactcatttattcctgcaaagattacagcactttcgggcgcaaattccgcgccaattcctcggaggtgaatagcaaaggatatccggattttgagtagccaatcagcgtgcgcgttcaacgctatccaatgttttagtatttttagtatatactataTAAAGACTAATATCCTTGCTATACAGTAGACGATTGTCAACttctaatgcaaaacagctCAGATTGCGAGGCAGCAATGGCTACTCAGTAAACTTGTACTCATGGGTATTAAACAAAAATGACTGTCCCTTATTTTAAAATGCCCTATTTTTTTTCACATCCACCTGTGGGTTGTAATTTTGAAACTGGTGACATATATATCCCTGGCTGTCTTAGATGTTTGAATACTGAACAATTTTGCTTACCTTTTAAAATGGTCAAATAGACGATTGTCAACTTTTAATGGAAGACAGCTCAGACTGCGAGGCAACAATGGCTACTCAGTAAGTACATGGATAAAAATGACTTTTATGCCctaattttttcaaaataaagtaATCATAGTATGTAACCTTCATTTCCGTCTCTTCATTTTATACCG
Above is a window of Montipora capricornis isolate CH-2021 chromosome 6, ASM3666992v2, whole genome shotgun sequence DNA encoding:
- the LOC138054409 gene encoding uncharacterized protein, which codes for MTGFCENDPNSIQNYSGIEPEQKSYSKSFVQVENGGSASLQETGVPEGFPADNMSIGSSNDDSVAAAAVFRHLDNLIRQQLDEEVDSLKSSVHRILSEQQQEFAKAFGLYEESTSSQASTSHVVPQSHNFDDTSSDDCQLLMQNSSDCEAAMATQYDYEGNICLNCRSELTGTITSQEEEQSIKMDEDMIVMNYLMRLMIASSEIANVLKRNEFRT